The sequence TAACTACGGAGTTTAAAGCTGTTTCTGCGGTCTCAAGGTGAGTTTTTGTAAGATCTATATTTCGATTAAACCTTTCAAAAGTGGAGATTAACTTCTTAAAGCGAAGGCTTCTTGCTGCGTCAACAGGATTATCGGAAGGGTAGAGTAAGCTTTTTCCAGAAGATAACTCTTCAGTCTTTCTCGTAAGGTCTAAGCTCCTTTTTCTATCATACTTTAAGAGTATATCGAAGAACCTAATATCAGGAACTCTCATCTCTCACTACCCCACCATGTTAAGGATTGTCTGAATAAGTTCATCAGTAACACTCACAACCTTTGAAGCTGCCTCATATGCCCTCTGATAGCGGGTAAGGTTCAAAAGTTCTTCATCCATATTTACAGAAGAAAGATCTTTCATCTTTTCATCAATAGACTGAAGAATAAAGTCACTGTTCTCTCTCAAGTCCTTTGTATACTCAAGTTCTGAACCTATTGCAGTAATAATCTTTGTGTTATAGAACTCGGAAAAGCTCAAGTTATCAAGGTTGGAAAAGGTTTGATCTTTTAGGGCTATAAGTGCCTTGATATTTGTATTATCCCCATTAAGATTATTTACATCCAAAGCTGCTGCCACCATAGTGGGATCTTCAAAGTTCAAAGCTATATTGGAAGCATCTATTACAGAAGACCCGTTATCTGCTTTAAATAGAGAAATTCCTGTGTTTCCATTTAAATCAAATCCTGCTTCGTGCTGATTGTTTATCTGAATTGCAAACTCTGTAGTGAATGTATTTAGCGCGTCTATAGTTTTGTTAATGTAATCAATCCCTTTCAAATACCCACCTATAATTCCATTGCTAAACTCTTGTGTTATATCGATATCAGATACTTTTAAAACAGGATTGTTTGCTGTATCGGTAGAGAACTCTACTTTTTTAGATTTCTCACCTAAAACTAAAGCAAAACCTTTTGCAGTATAAAGGTCAACAGTTCCGTCTTCCTTAATGTAAACTTTTGTATCAATAAGCTGACTTATCTCAACTAAGGTTCTATCTCTCTCGTCAAGGTATTGGTTTAGTTTCTCTGGACTAGAGGAGTAAATTCTTAAATCCCTGTTTATTGTTGCTAGCTTCTGAAGAAGATTATTTAGGTTTGCTGCTTCATCTCTCACCTTAAGAGTAGCAGTATTCTTTATTTCTTCAAGGGTAGAATAACTGTCCCTAATTCTTCCTACTAAAGTTTTAGCTTTTGCTATAAATCCCTGACGGGCAGCAATATCATCGGGCTTAACAGCTATATCTTCCATAGCGTTAAAAAAGTCGGTTAAAGCTTGGGAAAAGCCAGTTCCTTGAACATCGTTAAAAACGCTTTCCACTTGTTCTAAGATATCCTCATACGCCGATAGTGCCTTGTTATTTTGGTTCTCAGAAAGATACCTTGTTAAATAAGCTTTATTAAAAATTCTTCTAATTGTTTCTACATTTACTCCACTACCGGGAACGTCAGCTAAAACAGCTTCTTCCCTTGAATATCCCTCAGTATAAACGTTGGCAATGTTTCTGTTCGTTGTATTTATTGCTATTCTATTTGCTAAAAGAGATTGTCCAGCAATCGAAAGAGCCTCAAACAAAGACATTTAACCCCCCTTTTATGCCTTTACATCGATTAGGGTTCCCCTGTTCACCTCAACAATATTGTTATTGGAAGATTGATTGCTTAAGGAGGTTTCTATAAGTTGGCTTACAATTTCTTTTTGAAAGTCAAGCATATTCTTTAACAACTCTACTCCTACTTGGGCAGAAACATCAACGCTATTTACCATCAGAAACCTCATCAAAAAGTTTCTAGTAATTTATTATCGGATAGAAAATATACCGTTTTAGATTTTTTTATTGAACAAAGAAAATCCCCCTTTCCCCTTTTCACTAGATCCATAAGTAATGTCACTTTCAGGACACAATTCTTTCAGAATTCCCTCGATAAAATCAAGATTATTCATAAGAAGGATTTCTACTTCTTTATTAAGTTTTTCTACTACCTTCACAAGTTCAACACAAGAAGAAAATTCCTCTTTCTCCTTCTTAGATAGTTCAGTAAGAACTTCCAATTTTCTTTCATCTAAATCTTTTAGTTTTTCTATCGTTTCCTTGTCTTTAATTCCCGTTAGCAGAAGTCTCTTTTGACTCTCCAATAAAGCTTTTAAACTTTCCAAAAGTTTTTTCGCTTCCACTTTCACCTCTAATCTATTAAAAGACGAATTTTGTCCATTATTTCCCTTTGTCTATCCATTATATAGCGGCCTAAGACATTAAGATCCCTATTAGAAAGGGATGTAAACTTTATTCCCACCTTATCAACTTTTCCCAAATCTTTGACATTAACAACCACTCCTTTAGTGTTTATTTCCCTTTCATTCGGAAAAGTAAGCTTTAAATCCAACTTCTCGCCTAACTTGAATAATCCCTTATTAACCAAAACGCCTATTCCACCTTCTGAGATATCAAAAACTTTAAAGCTTACAATCCCTTCCTCTCCGTCCTTTTTAGCATCTGCAATAACTGGAAGCTTCTCAGAAGTAGTAACTCTTAAATGTTCCCTTCTAAAGCGGGGTTCTACTACCGGTCTTGGAAACGTGCTTTCTACTAAATCTTCGTTGAAATAAATAACATCTGCCCCAAGGAACAAATCCCCATCATCAAAACTTTTAGGAAACCTTAAATAAAGCTTTTTTGACTCTCCTGCAGCAAGACTTAATCTAGGATTTGAACTCCACTGGATAACCTTTCTATCTGGATCTATATCGATTACACTCACTTTCGTTCTAACTGGAAGTTCATTGTAAAAGCTAACAACCTCTATTGATTTCCTTTTATCTTTTACCTCTCTTAACCACTTTAAGATCTGCTCTATCAGTTCTAGAGACAACTTATCCTCCATTAAATTATAAATAAGTATGCATTATTTTAAATGAAAAGTATATCTATTCTCAGCAAAACATCAAAAATTTTTCAAAAAGGACTTGCCAAATCCGATTTCACGTCCTAAATTATTCAGCGTCAAGTTCGGGGCATAGCTCAGCTTGGTTAGAGCGCGTGCCTTGGGAGCACGAGGTCGCCCGTTCAAATCGGGCTGCCCCGACCATTTAGGGCCCGTAGCTCAGCTGGATAGAGCAACGGACTTCTAATCCGTAGGTCGGAGGTTCGAATCCTCCCGGGCCCGCCATTTTCAATCTAAAAAGCGAACCTAAAAGCTAATTCCTGCAAAGTTCAGAAAATCCCTGTATTTTCTTTCAGTTTCTAATAAAAAAATTAATTAAACCGAAGCTAAAGTTTCAAATTCGTTTCAAATCCTAAATCCTTTATCATTTGATAATCGTCCTTTAACCCTCTACCCTTTGTAGTCAGATAGTTTCCTACCATCAGAGCGTTAGCTGGTAAAAGCAGAAATGGTTGTAGTTCCCTAAGGTTATACTCCCTTCCACCACAAACCCTTATCTCTGCTTGAGGTATAGCTATCCTTATTGCAGCTAAAATTTTTAAACATTTTAAAGGAGTTAGATAGTTCGCATTTTCCAAAGGAGTTCCTTTTATAGGATGTAAGAAGTTAACTGGTATAGAATCAACTTCCAAACTTTTCCAAGTTTCTATTATGGAAGCAATGTCGCTAACACTTTCCCCCAGTCCAAATATTCCACCACAACATATAGAAAGACCAACTTCTTTAGCATTCTCTATGGTTCTTAACCTATCTTCCCACTTTTGAACGGTTGTTATTTTTGGATAAAACTCTCTAGAAGTTTCCAAGTTGTGGTGGTATCTATCAAGACCAGCGCTTTTTAGAGTTTTTAAGTCCTCTTTAGAAAGCTGTCCCAATGATGCACAGATTTTTGAATTTGGTTTCTCTGACTTTATTTTTTCTATAGCCTCACATATTGTTTTTAGTTCTTCTTTATTTACCGAAATACCACTCGT comes from Desulfurobacteriaceae bacterium and encodes:
- the flgL gene encoding flagellar hook-associated protein FlgL produces the protein MRVPDIRFFDILLKYDRKRSLDLTRKTEELSSGKSLLYPSDNPVDAARSLRFKKLISTFERFNRNIDLTKTHLETAETALNSVVNVAQEARTKIIQILNAGVISDEDAKVLKDYFQSVRDYIIGQANTKVGDHYIFGGVKVQSTPFADDGTYNGS
- the flgK gene encoding flagellar hook-associated protein FlgK, with product MSLFEALSIAGQSLLANRIAINTTNRNIANVYTEGYSREEAVLADVPGSGVNVETIRRIFNKAYLTRYLSENQNNKALSAYEDILEQVESVFNDVQGTGFSQALTDFFNAMEDIAVKPDDIAARQGFIAKAKTLVGRIRDSYSTLEEIKNTATLKVRDEAANLNNLLQKLATINRDLRIYSSSPEKLNQYLDERDRTLVEISQLIDTKVYIKEDGTVDLYTAKGFALVLGEKSKKVEFSTDTANNPVLKVSDIDITQEFSNGIIGGYLKGIDYINKTIDALNTFTTEFAIQINNQHEAGFDLNGNTGISLFKADNGSSVIDASNIALNFEDPTMVAAALDVNNLNGDNTNIKALIALKDQTFSNLDNLSFSEFYNTKIITAIGSELEYTKDLRENSDFILQSIDEKMKDLSSVNMDEELLNLTRYQRAYEAASKVVSVTDELIQTILNMVG
- a CDS encoding putative motility protein → MVNSVDVSAQVGVELLKNMLDFQKEIVSQLIETSLSNQSSNNNIVEVNRGTLIDVKA
- a CDS encoding PilZ domain-containing protein; this encodes MSLELIEQILKWLREVKDKRKSIEVVSFYNELPVRTKVSVIDIDPDRKVIQWSSNPRLSLAAGESKKLYLRFPKSFDDGDLFLGADVIYFNEDLVESTFPRPVVEPRFRREHLRVTTSEKLPVIADAKKDGEEGIVSFKVFDISEGGIGVLVNKGLFKLGEKLDLKLTFPNEREINTKGVVVNVKDLGKVDKVGIKFTSLSNRDLNVLGRYIMDRQREIMDKIRLLID
- the bioB gene encoding biotin synthase BioB, with product MRKQIKDIINRSLEEFYFHFLPLSFKKKVEVFGNYVETCAILNAKSGKCSSDCKFCAQSKKFKLKIKTYPLVSKEKLVSNAFDAFEKGIDRFSFVTSGISVNKEELKTICEAIEKIKSEKPNSKICASLGQLSKEDLKTLKSAGLDRYHHNLETSREFYPKITTVQKWEDRLRTIENAKEVGLSICCGGIFGLGESVSDIASIIETWKSLEVDSIPVNFLHPIKGTPLENANYLTPLKCLKILAAIRIAIPQAEIRVCGGREYNLRELQPFLLLPANALMVGNYLTTKGRGLKDDYQMIKDLGFETNLKL